The Achromobacter pestifer genome includes a region encoding these proteins:
- a CDS encoding alpha/beta hydrolase, whose product MQSNAAPAIQPDAARARAMYDLGHSTVFAARSDPRFSYCTFVPPHIDSARHPMQLVVIMHGTGRAFVEYRDAFAEFARWNDCIVLCPLFPVSPLGDGNRDGFKQLREGDIRYDEILLDMVAEVGEKFGCDFSRFGLFGYSGGGQFVNRFAYLHPESLWAVSIGAPGSVTLLDPSQDWWVGVRDAQARFGKPIDIEALKQVAVHMIVGKADLETWEITHREGGKFFMPGANSAGNTRPERLESLRRSFEAQGVNAVLDVVENVPHDGLKCVGQVQDFLAAALRKLRHEDN is encoded by the coding sequence ATGCAGTCCAACGCAGCACCCGCCATCCAGCCCGACGCCGCCCGCGCGCGGGCCATGTACGACCTGGGCCACAGTACCGTCTTCGCCGCCCGTTCCGACCCGCGCTTTTCCTATTGCACCTTTGTGCCGCCGCACATCGACAGCGCCAGGCATCCGATGCAGTTGGTGGTGATCATGCACGGCACCGGCCGCGCCTTTGTGGAATACCGCGACGCCTTCGCGGAGTTCGCCCGCTGGAACGATTGCATCGTGCTGTGCCCGCTGTTCCCCGTCAGCCCGCTGGGCGACGGCAACCGCGACGGCTTCAAGCAATTGCGCGAAGGCGACATCCGCTATGACGAGATCCTGCTGGACATGGTGGCGGAGGTGGGCGAGAAGTTCGGCTGCGATTTTTCGCGCTTCGGATTGTTCGGCTACTCCGGCGGCGGCCAGTTCGTGAATCGATTCGCCTACCTGCATCCGGAAAGCCTGTGGGCCGTGTCGATCGGCGCGCCGGGCTCGGTCACGCTGCTGGATCCCAGCCAGGATTGGTGGGTGGGCGTGCGCGACGCGCAGGCCCGTTTCGGCAAACCCATCGACATTGAAGCGCTCAAGCAGGTGGCGGTGCACATGATCGTGGGCAAGGCCGACCTGGAGACCTGGGAAATCACCCACCGCGAAGGCGGCAAGTTCTTCATGCCCGGCGCCAACTCCGCCGGCAACACGCGCCCCGAGCGCCTGGAGTCGTTGCGCCGCTCGTTCGAAGCCCAGGGCGTGAACGCGGTGCTGGATGTGGTGGAAAACGTGCCGCATGACGGTTTGAAGTGCGTGGGCCAGGTGCAGGACTTCCTGGCCGCCGCCCTGCGCAAGCTGCGGCATGAAGACAACTGA
- a CDS encoding DUF808 domain-containing protein, giving the protein MAGSSFFALFDDIATILDDVSVMTKVAAKKTAGVLGDDLALNAQQVSGVPVNRELPVVWAVAKGSFINKLLLVPAALLISVFAPWAVTPLLMVGGAFLCYEGVEKLAHKFLPHGDSDEGNHAARAQALQDGSVDMVAFERDKIKGAVRTDFILSAEIIVISLEAVAGADFTRQVLVLSAIAIAMTVGVYGLVAGIVKLDDLGLYLSQKSSQAMSWLGRRIVGAAPYLMKTLSVVGTAAMFMVGGAILTHGIPRVQAAVEQAAAAVGGGGVVQALTATLLNALFGIVAGAVVLGAVSLIKRLFKKS; this is encoded by the coding sequence ATGGCTGGCAGCAGCTTCTTCGCACTGTTCGACGATATCGCGACCATATTGGACGACGTGTCCGTGATGACCAAGGTCGCGGCCAAGAAAACGGCCGGGGTGCTGGGCGACGACCTGGCGTTGAACGCCCAGCAGGTCTCAGGCGTACCGGTAAACCGGGAACTGCCGGTCGTCTGGGCGGTGGCCAAGGGCTCCTTCATCAACAAGCTGCTCCTGGTGCCGGCGGCGCTGCTGATCAGCGTGTTCGCGCCCTGGGCCGTGACGCCCCTGCTGATGGTGGGCGGGGCCTTTCTCTGCTACGAAGGGGTCGAGAAACTGGCGCACAAATTCCTGCCGCATGGCGATTCGGACGAAGGCAACCACGCCGCGCGCGCCCAGGCCCTGCAGGACGGCTCGGTGGACATGGTGGCCTTCGAGCGCGACAAGATCAAAGGCGCGGTGCGCACGGACTTCATCCTGTCGGCGGAAATCATCGTCATCAGCCTGGAGGCGGTGGCGGGCGCGGATTTCACCCGTCAGGTGCTGGTGCTGTCGGCCATCGCCATCGCGATGACGGTGGGCGTCTACGGCCTGGTGGCCGGCATCGTCAAACTGGATGACTTGGGCCTTTACCTGAGCCAGAAGTCGTCTCAGGCGATGTCCTGGCTGGGCCGGCGCATCGTGGGCGCCGCGCCCTATCTGATGAAGACGCTATCGGTGGTCGGCACCGCCGCCATGTTCATGGTGGGCGGCGCCATCCTGACTCACGGTATCCCGCGCGTGCAGGCCGCGGTCGAGCAGGCCGCGGCCGCGGTGGGCGGGGGCGGGGTGGTGCAGGCGCTGACGGCCACGCTGCTCAACGCCCTGTTCGGTATTGTTGCCGGGGCCGTGGTGCTGGGGGCGGTCAGCCTCATCAAGCGACTGTTCAAGAAAAGCTGA
- a CDS encoding DUF1272 domain-containing protein, with the protein MLALRPSCEHCDAALPPDSTAARICSFECTFCAACAEGLLGNVCPNCGGGFAPRPVRPASDRKGGNFLGKYPASTERKHRPADLAAHEALRRSLDGIPPERR; encoded by the coding sequence ATGCTTGCCTTGCGACCCAGCTGCGAACACTGCGATGCGGCGCTGCCGCCAGACTCCACCGCCGCCCGGATATGCAGCTTTGAATGCACCTTCTGCGCCGCTTGCGCCGAGGGGCTGCTGGGCAATGTCTGCCCCAATTGCGGCGGCGGCTTCGCGCCCCGCCCCGTGCGCCCGGCCAGCGACCGCAAGGGCGGGAATTTCCTGGGCAAGTACCCGGCCAGCACCGAGCGCAAGCACCGTCCGGCCGACCTGGCCGCGCATGAGGCCCTGCGGCGCAGCCTGGACGGCATTCCGCCGGAACGCCGCTAG
- the ytfE gene encoding iron-sulfur cluster repair protein YtfE, which translates to MSMVEQSLGQLARSIPGATQVFHEYQLDFCCGGKKSLAEAAAQRSLDAAQIEARLIELARSPSQETDWGLASPAELVDHILARYHEVHRQQLPELIRLALKVEQVHADSPDCPTGLADHLRVMQQELESHMQKEEQVLFPMLARGHGAMAGMPIMVMRAEHDDHGVALERLLALTHDITLPRAACNTWRALYLGLRTFKEDLMAHIHLENNILFENAASPAAHARS; encoded by the coding sequence ATGAGCATGGTTGAGCAATCCCTGGGGCAATTGGCCCGCAGCATCCCTGGCGCCACGCAGGTGTTTCATGAGTACCAATTGGATTTTTGCTGTGGCGGCAAGAAGAGCCTGGCCGAGGCGGCGGCCCAGCGCTCGCTGGACGCGGCGCAGATCGAGGCGCGCCTGATCGAACTGGCGCGCAGCCCGTCCCAGGAAACGGATTGGGGGCTGGCCTCGCCGGCCGAACTGGTCGACCACATCCTGGCGCGCTACCACGAGGTGCATCGCCAGCAATTGCCCGAGCTGATCCGCCTGGCGCTGAAGGTGGAACAGGTGCACGCCGACAGCCCGGACTGCCCGACCGGCCTGGCCGATCACCTGCGCGTGATGCAGCAGGAACTGGAAAGTCATATGCAGAAGGAGGAACAGGTGCTGTTCCCGATGTTGGCCCGCGGCCATGGCGCCATGGCCGGCATGCCCATCATGGTCATGCGCGCCGAGCACGACGACCACGGCGTGGCGCTGGAACGACTGCTGGCGCTGACCCACGACATCACGCTACCGCGCGCCGCCTGCAACACGTGGCGGGCGCTGTACCTGGGGCTGCGCACCTTCAAGGAAGACCTGATGGCGCACATCCACCTGGAAAACAACATCCTGTTCGAGAACGCGGCCAGCCCCGCCGCGCACGCGCGCAGCTAG
- the norR gene encoding nitric oxide reductase transcriptional regulator NorR gives MQNLLLADLVADLPPAVRLQRLVSSLRTHFRCGAVALLQLEEDHLRPIAVDGLTQDALGRRFAVQQHPRLAAILARRGVTCFHHDSTLPDPYDGLINGMAGEPLPVHDCMGTSLHIEGRPWGVLTLDALEVGTFDAEAQSDLRDYIVLLEAALRTTRLEAEIRALRVARGAEPADSAVADNNEILGQSEAIGRLLHEIQVVADSELPILLLGETGVGKELFAHRVHRLSRRRDKPLVHVNCAALPESLAESELFGHAKGAFSGAVADRPGRFEAANGGTLFLDEVGELPLLVQAKLLRTLQNGEIQRLGDDRPRRVDVRILAATNRSLRDLVRAGDFRADLYHRLSVYPIPIPPLRDRGNDVLLLAGRYLELNRARLGLRSLRLSPEAEDMLRRYRWPGNVRELEHVISRAAIKAVSHGATRNEIVTLGAKLLDLSDGDMPVASPQDDTDEPAAAGPDQTLRVAVDACQRQAIRRALQTHQGNWAHAARALGVDASNLHKLARRIGLKS, from the coding sequence ATGCAAAACCTCCTGCTCGCCGATCTGGTCGCCGATCTGCCCCCCGCCGTCCGCCTGCAGCGGCTGGTGTCCAGCCTGCGCACGCACTTCCGCTGCGGCGCGGTGGCGCTGCTGCAACTGGAGGAAGACCATCTGCGCCCCATCGCGGTGGACGGCCTGACCCAGGACGCCCTCGGCCGCCGCTTCGCCGTGCAGCAGCATCCGCGGCTGGCGGCCATCCTGGCGCGGCGCGGCGTCACCTGTTTTCACCACGACAGCACCCTGCCCGATCCCTATGACGGCCTGATCAACGGCATGGCCGGGGAACCGCTGCCAGTGCACGACTGCATGGGCACCAGCCTGCACATCGAGGGCCGCCCCTGGGGCGTGCTGACGCTGGACGCGCTGGAAGTCGGCACTTTCGACGCCGAGGCCCAGTCCGACCTGCGCGACTACATCGTGCTGCTGGAAGCCGCCTTGCGCACCACGCGCCTGGAAGCGGAAATCCGCGCGCTGCGCGTGGCGCGCGGCGCCGAACCGGCCGACAGCGCCGTCGCCGACAACAACGAAATCCTGGGACAAAGCGAAGCCATCGGCCGCCTGCTGCACGAGATCCAGGTGGTGGCGGACTCGGAGCTGCCCATCCTGCTGCTGGGCGAAACCGGCGTGGGCAAGGAACTGTTCGCGCATCGGGTGCACCGGCTCTCGCGCCGCCGCGACAAGCCGCTGGTGCACGTAAACTGCGCCGCCCTGCCCGAATCGCTGGCCGAAAGCGAATTGTTCGGCCACGCCAAGGGCGCCTTCTCGGGCGCCGTGGCCGACCGCCCCGGCCGCTTCGAGGCCGCCAACGGCGGCACGCTGTTCCTGGACGAGGTGGGCGAACTGCCGCTGCTGGTGCAGGCCAAGCTGCTGCGCACCCTGCAGAACGGCGAAATCCAGCGCCTGGGCGACGACCGCCCGCGCCGCGTCGACGTGCGCATCCTGGCCGCCACCAACCGCAGCCTGCGCGATCTGGTGCGCGCGGGCGATTTCCGCGCCGACCTCTATCACCGCCTGTCGGTCTACCCCATCCCCATTCCGCCGCTGCGCGACCGCGGCAACGACGTGCTGCTACTGGCCGGCCGCTACCTGGAACTGAACCGCGCGCGGCTGGGCCTGCGCAGCCTCCGGCTGTCGCCCGAGGCCGAGGACATGCTGCGCCGCTACCGCTGGCCCGGCAATGTGCGCGAACTGGAGCACGTCATCAGCCGCGCCGCGATCAAGGCCGTCAGCCACGGCGCCACGCGCAACGAAATCGTGACGCTCGGCGCCAAGCTGCTGGACCTGTCCGACGGCGACATGCCCGTGGCCTCCCCGCAGGACGACACCGACGAGCCCGCGGCCGCCGGCCCGGACCAGACGCTGCGCGTAGCGGTGGACGCCTGCCAGCGCCAGGCCATCCGCCGGGCGCTGCAAACGCATCAAGGCAACTGGGCCCATGCCGCGCGCGCGCTGGGCGTGGACGCCAGCAATCTGCACAAGCTGGCGCGACGCATCGGGCTCAAGAGCTGA
- a CDS encoding tripartite tricarboxylate transporter substrate binding protein: protein MMKQRWRSVIAAAALCAAAGAAWGQGYPDRPVRLIVPFPPGGSVDYVARNIAPVLSQKLGQTVVVDNKGGASGTIGTAELARAPADGYTLMLAFDSHAVNGSLYKNLSYDTIKSFDYISLIGTMPAVLLTAKKTGITTLQQFLDYARAHPGQVNYGSSGVGGSNHLNLAALAARTDIKVTHVPYRGGGPMFNAVLGGEVDVVIASLPTIVGFVQGGRLNALAIGSAQPAPALPDVPPIATQVPGFEAYSWVGMLAPAGLPPEVRKRVQQALRDTLATPQVKDSMEQGGFNIVSSTPEEFQQRVQAESQRWGKLIQDTGIKIE from the coding sequence ATGATGAAGCAACGATGGCGTTCCGTCATCGCTGCGGCGGCGCTTTGCGCCGCCGCCGGCGCGGCATGGGGGCAGGGATATCCGGACAGGCCGGTGCGGCTGATCGTGCCGTTCCCGCCTGGCGGTTCGGTGGACTACGTGGCGCGCAATATCGCGCCAGTGTTGTCGCAGAAGCTGGGCCAGACCGTGGTGGTGGACAACAAGGGCGGCGCGTCCGGCACCATCGGCACCGCCGAACTGGCGCGCGCGCCAGCCGATGGCTACACGCTGATGCTGGCTTTCGACTCGCACGCGGTCAACGGCTCGCTGTACAAGAACCTGTCGTACGACACGATCAAGTCCTTCGACTACATCAGCCTGATCGGCACCATGCCCGCCGTGCTGTTGACGGCCAAGAAGACCGGCATCACCACCTTGCAGCAGTTCCTGGACTATGCGCGCGCGCATCCGGGACAGGTGAACTACGGCTCATCTGGCGTGGGCGGCTCCAATCACCTGAACCTGGCCGCCCTGGCGGCGCGCACGGACATCAAGGTGACGCACGTGCCTTACCGCGGGGGCGGGCCGATGTTCAACGCAGTCCTGGGCGGCGAAGTGGACGTGGTGATCGCCAGCCTGCCGACCATCGTCGGTTTCGTGCAGGGCGGGCGCCTGAACGCGCTGGCCATCGGCTCGGCGCAGCCCGCGCCCGCGCTGCCGGATGTGCCGCCCATCGCCACGCAGGTGCCCGGTTTCGAGGCCTATTCCTGGGTCGGCATGCTGGCGCCGGCGGGCTTGCCGCCGGAGGTGCGCAAGCGTGTGCAGCAGGCGCTGCGCGATACGCTGGCGACCCCGCAGGTCAAAGACAGCATGGAGCAGGGCGGCTTCAACATCGTGTCCAGCACGCCGGAGGAGTTTCAACAGCGCGTGCAGGCCGAATCGCAGCGTTGGGGCAAGCTGATACAGGACACCGGCATCAAGATCGAATAG
- the acuI gene encoding acrylyl-CoA reductase (NADPH): protein MHREEAMPYQALKLTRGEDGGTQARLAQVAKDELPEGEVLVEVAYSSLNYKDALAITGKSPVVRSFPMVPGIDFAGTVRRSADPRFKPGDAVLLNGWGLGETRWGGLAQAARVPADWLLPLPAGLDARQAMAIGTAGYTAMLCVMALERHHATPEGGPVLVTGANGGVGTVAIALLAGKGYTVTASTGRPQEADYLRGLGASGILDRAALSAPGKPLQKEAWAAAVDCVGSHTLANVLAGMRYGAPVAACGLAQGMDLPATVAPFILRGVTLIGVDSVYAPMALRAEAWRRLADELPRGMLEANTQELGLSEIAAAAAPLLEGRIRGRIVVDVNR from the coding sequence ATGCACAGGGAGGAAGCAATGCCGTATCAGGCCTTGAAGCTGACGCGAGGCGAGGACGGCGGCACGCAGGCGCGCCTGGCGCAGGTCGCGAAAGACGAGCTGCCCGAGGGCGAGGTGCTGGTGGAGGTGGCGTATTCGTCGCTGAACTACAAGGACGCCCTGGCGATCACCGGCAAGTCGCCGGTGGTGCGCAGTTTTCCCATGGTGCCGGGCATCGATTTTGCCGGCACCGTGCGCCGCAGCGCCGATCCGCGCTTCAAGCCGGGTGACGCGGTGCTGCTCAATGGTTGGGGCCTGGGCGAGACGCGTTGGGGCGGATTGGCGCAAGCCGCGCGCGTGCCTGCCGACTGGCTGCTGCCCTTGCCGGCGGGCCTGGACGCCCGTCAGGCCATGGCCATCGGCACGGCCGGCTACACGGCCATGTTGTGCGTGATGGCGCTGGAACGCCACCACGCCACGCCCGAGGGCGGGCCGGTGCTGGTGACTGGCGCCAATGGCGGCGTCGGCACGGTCGCCATCGCGCTGTTGGCGGGCAAGGGATACACCGTCACGGCGAGCACCGGACGTCCGCAGGAAGCGGACTACCTGCGGGGCTTGGGCGCCAGCGGCATCCTGGACCGCGCCGCGTTGTCGGCGCCGGGCAAGCCGCTGCAGAAAGAGGCTTGGGCCGCGGCGGTCGATTGCGTCGGCAGCCACACGCTGGCCAACGTGCTGGCCGGCATGCGGTACGGCGCGCCCGTGGCGGCTTGCGGACTCGCCCAGGGCATGGATCTGCCGGCCACGGTGGCCCCGTTCATCCTGCGCGGCGTGACGCTGATCGGCGTGGACAGCGTGTATGCGCCCATGGCGCTGCGCGCGGAGGCTTGGCGCAGGTTGGCCGATGAATTGCCGCGCGGCATGCTGGAGGCCAACACGCAGGAGCTGGGCCTGTCCGAAATCGCGGCCGCCGCCGCGCCGTTGCTGGAGGGCAGGATACGCGGCCGCATCGTCGTCGATGTGAATCGATAA